In Haloarchaeobius litoreus, the following are encoded in one genomic region:
- a CDS encoding DUF2249 domain-containing protein: protein MPENQIDVREIPPQQRHPKIHDAFDELDPGEALTLVNDHDPKPLFYEFQAEVDDFDADAYTVDRVADDEFIATLPKQ, encoded by the coding sequence ATGCCCGAGAACCAGATCGACGTCCGCGAGATACCGCCACAGCAGCGTCACCCGAAGATACACGACGCATTCGACGAGCTCGACCCCGGCGAGGCGCTGACGCTCGTCAACGACCACGACCCGAAGCCGCTGTTCTACGAGTTCCAGGCCGAGGTCGACGACTTCGACGCCGACGCCTACACGGTCGACCGCGTCGCCGACGACGAGTTCATCGCGACGCTCCCGAAGCAATAG
- a CDS encoding DUF2249 domain-containing protein translates to MHTDEPTQVLDVRDVDGEPFGHIDDALAELSAGERLLLVNGFEPVPLYDVLERRGYDYETEQVAPDEWHVTIEAV, encoded by the coding sequence ATGCACACCGACGAGCCCACACAGGTGCTCGACGTGCGGGACGTAGACGGCGAACCGTTCGGACACATCGACGACGCGCTCGCCGAACTGTCCGCCGGCGAGCGTCTGCTGCTCGTGAACGGCTTCGAGCCGGTCCCGCTGTACGACGTCCTCGAACGGCGCGGCTACGATTACGAGACCGAACAGGTCGCGCCCGACGAGTGGCACGTCACCATCGAGGCGGTCTGA
- a CDS encoding helix-turn-helix domain-containing protein, producing the protein MPRAELTLTVPEGVWIGDISRDHPEARFRILAALTDDDAGVGLAEVIAADLPPVVTAIDADDTVTELEVLQADDGKALVQFETTTPFLLLPVQGSGVPLEMPFTLENGKAEWEITAPQHRLSALAEQLDTFGIPYTVEQVSQRVEPERLLTDSQLRLLLAAVDHGYYDTPRDCSLTELADELGMAKSTASETLHRAEEAVVKRFVEDVDEDVLIEH; encoded by the coding sequence ATGCCACGCGCAGAACTCACGCTCACCGTGCCCGAGGGGGTCTGGATCGGCGACATCTCGCGGGACCACCCCGAGGCGCGCTTCCGGATCCTCGCCGCGCTCACCGACGACGACGCCGGCGTCGGACTGGCGGAGGTCATCGCGGCGGACCTCCCACCGGTCGTCACGGCCATCGACGCGGACGACACGGTCACCGAACTCGAGGTCCTGCAGGCCGACGACGGCAAGGCACTGGTCCAGTTCGAGACCACGACGCCGTTCCTCCTGCTCCCGGTGCAGGGCTCCGGTGTGCCGCTCGAGATGCCGTTCACGCTGGAGAACGGGAAGGCGGAGTGGGAGATCACCGCGCCCCAGCACCGACTCTCGGCGCTCGCCGAGCAGCTCGACACGTTCGGCATCCCCTACACCGTCGAGCAGGTGAGCCAGCGCGTCGAACCCGAGCGACTGCTCACCGACAGCCAGCTCCGCCTGCTGCTGGCGGCCGTCGACCACGGCTACTACGACACGCCCCGTGACTGCTCACTCACCGAGCTCGCCGACGAGCTGGGGATGGCGAAGTCGACGGCGTCCGAGACCCTGCACCGCGCGGAGGAGGCCGTCGTGAAGCGGTTCGTCGAGGACGTCGACGAGGACGTGTTGATAGAGCACTGA
- a CDS encoding TIGR04053 family radical SAM/SPASM domain-containing protein has translation MQVDTDERPFVLVWELTQACELACEHCRADAQPRRHPDELTTAEGERLLDEAREFAEGQIVVLSGGDPLAREDAVDLVDYGTDHGLRMTMTPSGTSSLTRERLDELADAGLRRLALSIDGGSAATHDTFRGESGSFESTVRAARQAREAGLPLQINTTVCADTVEELPAIRDLVADLGAVLWSVFFLVPVGRGRLLDPVSPERADRVMAWLHDVREDAAFGVKTTEAPQYRRVGLQRRQGDGTDDGDSSRGPPAGIGRRTGITAGDGFAFVSHVGEVYPSGFLPKSAGNVRDESVVDIYRDAPLFEQLRDPDALRGKCGACEFRTVCGGSRSRAYVHTEDPLESDPLCPYVPDGYEGPLPEPSRG, from the coding sequence ATGCAGGTGGACACGGACGAACGGCCGTTCGTGCTGGTCTGGGAGCTGACCCAGGCCTGCGAGCTGGCCTGCGAACACTGCCGAGCCGACGCACAGCCACGCCGCCACCCGGACGAGCTGACGACCGCCGAGGGGGAGCGACTGCTCGACGAGGCCCGGGAGTTCGCCGAAGGTCAGATCGTTGTACTCTCCGGAGGGGACCCACTCGCCCGCGAGGACGCGGTCGACCTCGTCGACTACGGCACCGACCATGGCCTCCGGATGACGATGACGCCGAGCGGGACCAGCTCGCTCACCCGGGAGCGCCTCGACGAGCTCGCCGACGCGGGACTGCGGCGGCTCGCGCTGAGCATCGACGGCGGCTCGGCCGCGACCCACGACACGTTCCGCGGCGAATCCGGGAGCTTCGAGTCGACGGTCCGGGCAGCTCGGCAGGCCCGCGAGGCCGGGCTCCCGCTCCAGATCAACACGACCGTCTGCGCCGACACCGTCGAGGAGCTCCCCGCTATCCGCGACCTGGTCGCCGACCTCGGAGCCGTCCTCTGGTCGGTGTTCTTCCTCGTGCCGGTCGGCCGCGGTCGACTCCTCGACCCGGTTTCACCCGAACGGGCCGACCGCGTGATGGCGTGGCTCCACGACGTCCGCGAGGACGCTGCCTTCGGCGTCAAGACCACCGAGGCCCCCCAGTACCGGCGGGTCGGGCTCCAGCGTCGGCAGGGCGACGGGACCGACGACGGGGACTCGTCCCGCGGACCGCCAGCCGGCATCGGTCGCCGGACCGGGATCACCGCCGGCGACGGCTTCGCGTTCGTCAGCCACGTCGGCGAGGTGTATCCCTCTGGATTCCTGCCCAAGTCGGCGGGCAACGTCCGCGACGAGAGCGTGGTCGACATCTACCGGGACGCACCACTGTTCGAACAGCTCCGAGACCCCGACGCGCTCCGCGGGAAGTGCGGCGCGTGCGAGTTCCGGACCGTCTGCGGCGGCAGTCGCTCGCGGGCGTACGTCCACACGGAGGACCCGCTGGAGAGCGACCCGCTCTGCCCGTACGTGCCCGACGGATACGAGGGGCCGCTCCCCGAACCGAGTCGCGGATGA
- a CDS encoding DUF2249 domain-containing protein, giving the protein MDAETLREATAAPTDRPCELLDARELPPPEPLQRTLEWTADANGTVLVQVNDRAPQHLYPRLTERGFEYDTAETDEGVVTAVWEE; this is encoded by the coding sequence ATGGACGCCGAGACACTCCGCGAGGCGACGGCTGCACCGACGGACAGACCGTGTGAACTGCTCGACGCACGCGAGCTTCCACCGCCGGAGCCGCTCCAGAGGACGCTCGAGTGGACCGCCGACGCGAACGGCACGGTGCTCGTCCAGGTGAACGACCGCGCCCCGCAGCACCTCTACCCGCGGCTGACCGAGCGGGGGTTCGAGTACGACACGGCGGAGACCGACGAGGGTGTCGTCACCGCCGTCTGGGAGGAGTGA
- a CDS encoding halocyanin domain-containing protein, with the protein MSRDTRLDRRTFVKTAATATALSAGAGCLSGSDGSSDGGGGGGNDGDDSDAGDGDDSDAGDDSGTDFGGWFDNVGNFDGVADHTGESEVTVTVGAQGNGGGFAFDPAAIRVDTGTTVVWEWTGDGGSHNVVADGGSFESDLVGSSGHTFEQTFDSSGTVKYFCSPHEQMGMKGAVVVE; encoded by the coding sequence ATGTCACGCGATACGAGACTCGACCGACGGACGTTCGTGAAGACTGCTGCGACCGCGACTGCGCTCTCGGCCGGGGCCGGCTGCCTCAGCGGGAGCGATGGGTCCAGCGACGGCGGCGGCGGTGGGGGCAACGACGGCGACGACAGCGACGCCGGTGACGGCGACGACAGCGACGCCGGTGACGACAGCGGCACGGACTTCGGCGGCTGGTTCGACAACGTCGGGAACTTCGACGGCGTCGCCGACCACACCGGGGAGTCCGAGGTGACGGTGACCGTCGGTGCCCAGGGCAACGGCGGTGGGTTCGCGTTCGACCCGGCCGCCATCCGCGTCGACACCGGTACCACGGTCGTCTGGGAGTGGACCGGCGACGGCGGGAGCCACAACGTCGTCGCGGACGGCGGTAGCTTCGAGAGCGACCTCGTCGGGAGCTCGGGCCACACGTTCGAGCAGACGTTCGACTCGTCGGGAACGGTGAAGTACTTCTGCTCGCCGCACGAGCAGATGGGGATGAAAGGCGCAGTCGTCGTCGAATAG
- the tenA gene encoding thiaminase II encodes MAFSDELLDAGEHIWQAQYDHPFVTELAAGTLDEAAFRHWVEQDYRYLLDYARTFAVAGTKARDEETMAHLLGVAHTVLDDEMDLHREFAREYDLTPGDLESVRKAPTCVAYTNYLVRTAHEGSIAEIAAAIYPCGQGYLDVARHMDDLMDEQHRYAPFVEKYTSDEFAEAVGWLRAFVDRCGERYPGEHDAMREAFLTSARLEHSFWEMAYTQEDWTV; translated from the coding sequence ATGGCCTTCAGCGACGAACTTCTCGACGCGGGCGAGCACATCTGGCAGGCGCAGTACGACCACCCGTTCGTGACCGAACTGGCGGCGGGCACGCTCGACGAGGCGGCGTTTCGGCACTGGGTCGAGCAGGACTACCGGTACCTGCTGGACTACGCCCGGACCTTCGCCGTCGCAGGGACGAAAGCACGCGACGAGGAGACGATGGCGCACCTACTCGGTGTCGCCCACACCGTGCTCGACGACGAGATGGACCTCCACCGCGAGTTCGCACGCGAGTACGACCTCACGCCGGGAGACCTCGAATCGGTCCGGAAGGCTCCGACCTGCGTGGCGTACACGAACTACCTCGTCCGGACGGCCCACGAGGGCTCAATCGCCGAGATCGCCGCGGCGATCTACCCCTGCGGCCAGGGCTACCTCGACGTCGCCCGTCACATGGACGACCTGATGGACGAGCAGCACCGCTACGCACCGTTCGTCGAGAAGTACACGAGCGACGAGTTCGCCGAGGCCGTCGGCTGGCTGCGTGCGTTCGTCGACCGCTGTGGCGAGCGCTATCCCGGTGAGCACGACGCCATGCGCGAGGCGTTCCTCACGAGCGCCCGGCTCGAACACTCGTTCTGGGAGATGGCGTACACGCAGGAGGACTGGACGGTCTGA
- a CDS encoding CGCGG family putative rSAM-modified RiPP protein, which yields MPSVSHDDTESVAGEAHDGSWSVNLERSEYADSPELVVDDALTAVAETRPGFHVNLVTHGDSGHPQTYLFDALGEAVGDAARWEYVEQCGCGGHVTRVHVEDDWTRPDDA from the coding sequence ATGCCGAGCGTCTCGCACGATGACACGGAATCGGTCGCCGGGGAAGCACACGACGGCTCCTGGTCGGTGAACCTTGAGAGGTCCGAGTACGCCGACAGCCCGGAGCTGGTCGTCGACGACGCACTGACGGCCGTCGCCGAGACCCGGCCGGGATTCCACGTGAACCTCGTCACCCACGGCGACTCCGGCCACCCGCAGACCTACCTGTTCGACGCACTCGGCGAGGCAGTGGGGGACGCCGCCCGCTGGGAGTACGTCGAGCAGTGCGGCTGCGGTGGCCACGTCACCCGGGTCCACGTCGAGGACGACTGGACGCGTCCCGACGACGCCTGA
- a CDS encoding DUF7342 family protein — protein sequence MSSDSLAVDSDSHVQPDARAVVGALADDDCRAIVEFLDEPATAGEVADGAEVPLSTTYRKLDRLVDAGLVTERTDALRRGQPTTRYRRAFEAVRVEPDDGGSLAAVVEQRSARADERLEDLWTELRAETGGGT from the coding sequence ATGAGCAGTGACAGCCTCGCTGTCGATAGCGACAGCCACGTGCAACCGGACGCTCGCGCCGTCGTCGGTGCGCTCGCCGACGACGACTGCCGGGCCATCGTCGAGTTCCTCGACGAGCCCGCGACCGCCGGCGAGGTGGCCGACGGTGCCGAGGTCCCGCTGTCGACGACCTACCGGAAGCTCGACAGGCTGGTCGACGCCGGGCTGGTGACCGAGCGGACGGACGCGCTCCGTCGCGGCCAGCCGACGACCCGATACCGGCGCGCGTTCGAGGCGGTCCGCGTCGAACCGGACGACGGTGGCTCGCTCGCCGCCGTCGTGGAGCAGCGGTCCGCGCGGGCGGACGAGCGTCTCGAGGACCTCTGGACCGAGCTCCGGGCTGAGACCGGCGGCGGGACGTAA